In the genome of Pirellulales bacterium, the window ATAGGAAACGCCGACCTGCTCGGCAATCTCCTTCAAATTGCCGCCGGCCAGCACGAACATTTCAATGAACCGCTGATGTTCGACCGGCAACTCCGCCAGGCGCGCCATCGGAAACGCCGCCGAAATCGTCACGTGACAATCGCCGCACGTCATCTGCGTGACGGCCATCGCCGCTTTACAATAGGGACATTCGTTGCCAATCGGCTCGATCTGATCGGGCATGACATTTCACTTTCTCGATTGAATATATCAATGAGTTCAATAAAATCAATAGATAGTTCATAGTTTTATTCATATTATTTACTTCTCAGCCCACGCCGCGGCGAGATCTTCGGTCAGCGACGTGTCATGGTCGGGAGACCATGCCACAACGCGGGGGCGGAACGCCGTTGGCGTAAAAGGAGGACTCAGCGCGGCGCGGCTTTGCGGAAGTTGAGAACTGGCGCGAGGCTGGCGTCTTCGCGACGGCGGAGGATCGAGACGAGTTCACCACTGGAGTCGATTCCGGCGAATTCCTGCCCGGTCGCGCCGCTGACAACACTCCCAGAGTTCGACGGGACGAAGAGTCCGTTGATTGCCAGTTGGACCTCGGGATCGGAAAGCTGAACGCGGGGCAATGAATTGACGGCTTGCAGCGGCGAAAGCAGGATTTGCGGCAGCGACTCGGCGCTCAGGGCGTTCAAATCGCAGGCGTCTTCAACTCGGAATTCGCCGACGGCCGTGCGCTCCAGCGCCGACATAACGGCGGCGGTGCCGAGCGATTCCGCCAAATCGCGCCCTAGCGCTCGGACATACGTTCCCGAGCCGCACTCGATCTCGAGCGTCAACGTCGGATAGTCATAGGCCCCGATGATCAGACGATGGATCGTGACCGGCCGCGGCTGCAATTCGACCGCGCGGCCTTTGCGCGCGAGTTGATAGGCCGGGCGTCCGGCGATTTTCAGGGCCGAGAAGGCCGGCGGACGCTGTTGGATTTCGCCGACGAATCGGGCGGCGGCTCGCTCGATCTGATCGCGAGACGGAATTGGCGGATCGCTCAGCTTTGTCACCGGCCGCTCGATGTCGTCCGAATCACTTTGCTGCCCCAGCAGAAATGTCGCCCGATAGCGCTTCGGCATTCGTTGCACATACTCGGCCAATCGCGTCGCCGGGCCAACGCACGCCACGAGCACGCCCGAGGCCAGTGGATCGAGCGTGCCTGCATGACCGATCTTCGCCGGCCGGACCAGCCGCTTGATCCGTCCGAGCACGCCGGCGGACGACGTGCCGACGGGCTTGTTGAGATTGAGCAGGCCGAACATTGGAACAAGCCCCGTTCACGCCCCGTAAATCTTGAAGTCGTATAGATCCGCGATGTCGCCGGCCGTCTTGTGCTCGAGGCCAGTGAATCGTCGCAGGAGCGCGTCGGGGTCATTGACGCCGAGCGAGGCGAGCGCGCGGAATTTGTGCTCAAGGAGCGCATCCAGGTTGCCGCTCGTGTTACGGGCGTGGCCTTCGGGATACATGATCAGGCCGCTGGAAAGTCGGCCGAGCGCAGCGTGCTCGATGACGACGGTCGTTGGGATGCCATCGGGAAACTTATCGTCGTATTCCTTGCCGCCGTG includes:
- a CDS encoding DUF2089 family protein; its protein translation is MPDQIEPIGNECPYCKAAMAVTQMTCGDCHVTISAAFPMARLAELPVEHQRFIEMFVLAGGNLKEIAEQVGVSYPTIRSRLDKVIEALRAEIGKTQRVRGNVLDAVEPSKTSAAAAA
- the truB gene encoding tRNA pseudouridine(55) synthase TruB, which encodes MFGLLNLNKPVGTSSAGVLGRIKRLVRPAKIGHAGTLDPLASGVLVACVGPATRLAEYVQRMPKRYRATFLLGQQSDSDDIERPVTKLSDPPIPSRDQIERAAARFVGEIQQRPPAFSALKIAGRPAYQLARKGRAVELQPRPVTIHRLIIGAYDYPTLTLEIECGSGTYVRALGRDLAESLGTAAVMSALERTAVGEFRVEDACDLNALSAESLPQILLSPLQAVNSLPRVQLSDPEVQLAINGLFVPSNSGSVVSGATGQEFAGIDSSGELVSILRRREDASLAPVLNFRKAAPR